A window of the Branchiostoma lanceolatum isolate klBraLanc5 chromosome 13, klBraLanc5.hap2, whole genome shotgun sequence genome harbors these coding sequences:
- the LOC136446713 gene encoding titin-like isoform X28: MAEGGDAATVAHEAGNAVQETPKAEPEKAAAAAEPAAPAEPAEPTVRTIVLTGHGGYDKLSVQQKPQPKAGKGEVLVRVKAAGLNFSELMVRQGLHDRMTKPPVVLGMEAAGVIEELGEDVSGLEVGQNVICLAQTGMWREIVAVPATNVFIMPDEMSYEEGAAIPLSYLTAYFMLFDFGNLRPGKSLLVHIAAGGVGWAATQLAKTVDNVTVFGTASASKHDAIKENGVDHPIDYRTRDYSEEIKNISPKGVDVVLDPLGGADTSKGLQLLRPMGKIVTYGSANMVKGENRNLMKMAKTLWQSTSVSPVSLVKTNKAIAGFQLAHLTGEIELVRSAFQDILNMYKDGKIKPRIDSVWAFEQVAEAMQQMNERRNIGKVILSPEKEPTKPAEGDAAPTSPLKKKKPSLFRRLSKRASRSKDEGEKKDEVKNAKKESPIKQEDQEKADDSKATNGHVQQTPEDEKIDDEAAKKLRARLSGGDPNIEDSDKIVNDKIGAAEDKIGDISKKVDGKVGDAEKAAEETAKKVEDKVEDKVEEGKDKAEDAKKAVVAQVEQTAAKLPENGTSAKIAVDDIFKEAEAKVDGNIQKSTKGKTADTKAHNVKKEPAIQKAKQSTKDSFPNSISEVSLPKKVGHKDLHKREIGKLFKPKSKMPKKTLEFVKGDVHKEDVIEEEPIIKKAVVKDLSPKQIVKKFQNNFAEDEISKKAVPEKIETGTSKESEDISSSDVWVRQDSEKVPKEVVKEEVPKTVVKEVVPEEVVTEEVPKEVVPEVVPKEVVEEEVVKEVVKEVVPKEVVPKEVVKEVVKEVVPKEVVKEVVPKEVVPKEVVKKVVKEVVPKEVVEEVVKEVVPKEVFPEVVPKEVVEEEVVKEVVKEVVPKEVVPKEVVEEAVDKEVVEEAVPKEVVEEEVVKEVVKEVVPKEVVPKEVVKEVVKEVVPKKVVKEVVPKELVKEVVPKEVVKEVVKEVVPEEVVKEVVPKEVVKEVVPKEVVKEVVPKEVVKEVVPKEVVPKEVVKEVVKKVMKEVVPKKVVKEVVPKEVVKEVPVVPKEIVKKEDVKKVVKKVAPKNVLKKVVPMDAVEEEVVKEEVEEEVVKEVVPKEVVKEVVPKEVVREVVPKEVVKDVVKEVVPKKVVKEVVPKKVVKEVVPKEVVVDVVPKEVVKDVVPKEVMKEVVPKEVLKEVVPKEVVKDVVKEVVPKEVVKDVVPKEVVKEVVKKVMKEVVPKKVVEEVVPKEVVKDVVPKEVVPKEVVKEVVPKEVVEEVVPKEVVKEVVKEVVPKEVVKDVVPKEVVKEVVPKEVVEEVVPKEVVKEVVKEVVPKEVVKDVVPKEVVKEVVPKDVVPKEVVKEVVPKKVVPKEVLEEEVVKKVVKEAVPKEAVPKEVVEEEVVKKALKEVVPKEVVEEEVVEKVVKEVVPKEVVPEVVPKEVVEDEVKEVVPKEVVPKEVVKEVVPKKVVKEVVKDVVPKKVVKEVVPKKVVKEVVPKKVVKEVVPKEVVKEVVPKEVVKEVVPKEVVKEVVKEVVPKEVVKEVVKKVMKEVVPKKVVKEVVPKEVVKEVPVVPKEIVKKEDVKKVVKKVAPKNVLKKVVPMDAVEEEVVKEEVEEEVVKEVVPKEVVKEVVPKEVVREVVPKEVVKDVVPKEVVKDVVPKEVMKEVVPKEVVKEVVPKEVVKDVVKEVVPKEVVKEVVKEVVPKEVVKEVVKKVMKEVVPKKVVEEVVPKEVVKDVVPKEVVPKEVVPKKVVKEVVPKEVVEEVVPKEVVKEVVKEVVPKEVVKDVVPKEVVKEVVPKDVVPKEVVKEVVPKKVVPKEVLEEEVVKKVVKEAVPKEAVPKEVVPKEVVEEEVVKKALKEVVPKEVVEEEVVEKVVKKVVPKEVVPEVVPKEVVEDEVKEVVKEVVPKEVVPKEVVPKEVVKEVVPKKVVKEVVKDVVPKKVVKDVVPKKVVKDVVPKKVVKEVVPKKVVKEVVPKKVVKEVVPKKVVKEVVPKKVVKEVVPKKVVKEVVPKKVVKEVVPKKVVEEVVPKEVVPKKVVKEVVPKEVVEEVVPREVVEEVVPREVVEEDPVVPKEIVKEEDVKKVVKKVAPKKVLKKVVPMEAVEEEVVKEEVEEEVVKEVVPKEVVKEVVPKEVLKEYVKEVVPKEVVPKEVVPKEVVPKEVVEEEVVKDVVKEVVLKEVVEEEVVKEVVPKEVVEEEVVKEVVPKEVVEEEVLKDVVPKEIVPKEIVPKEVVPKKEVPKEVVKKLVPKQVMKILDPKKVVKEAVPKKVVKKVVPKQVMKILDPKKVVKDLVPKEDVKKVVLREVVEEEVVKKVVKKEVPKKVLKEVVPKEDVKEVVLKEIVKEAETVVGDVVNKALANIVDESVPEEDKIVIQKSKKEEATPKEITQNMIIEGNNKETASEILKENPLKDVQNCGELTEKEKVVTKEKHQTPTVEAVVNGENKTTPLNGINDVMYTKAFVAETKTLVKKPMSKRINDGSSGHSLPNLKQYPRIENGPHIVKIECEDSEVESDYESMENSNEVKSYIRSSEHFGGARQTGGTGKAETVEAQGGESEGKDPVLVVRLGMASPNSLAKLGTKAVEDLNGVAEDVENVEEKLEEGKEKAEDVIQQTEEKVDEAVKQEEAPTEPDTQEEKKDEAPAEEPEKIEVAVENPAETDDAKAAAADIVADEKPVENEEKADGVASQEI; this comes from the exons GTTGGCCAGAATGTCATCTGCCTGGCACAAACGGGGATGTGGCGCGAGATCGTGGCTGTGCCCGCCACCAACGTGTTCATCATGCCCGATGAGATGTCGTATGAGGAGGGCGCCGCCATCCCGCTCAGCTACCTGACCGCGTACTTCATGCTGTTCGACTTTGGGAACCTGCGGCCCGGGAAGAGCCTGCTCGTACACATCGCTGCAG GTGGGGTTGGCTGGGCCGCTACGCAGCTTGCCAAGACAGTCGACAACGTCACAGTGTTCGGCACAGCCTCCGCCTCCAAACACGACGCCATCAAGGAGAACGGCGTGGACCACCCCATCGACTACCGGACGAGAGACTACTCCGAGGAGATCAAGAACATCAGCCCCAAAG gTGTGGACGTTGTCCTGGACCCGCTGGGAGGTGCAGACACATCCAAGGGTCTGCAGCTGCTCAGACCAATGGGAAAGATCGTCACTTATG GTTCAGCCAACATGGTGAAGGGAGAGAACAGGAATCTGATGAAGATGGCCAAGACCCTGTGGCAGTCCACCTCAGTCAGCCCTGTGTCGCTGGTCAAGACCAACAAGGCCATTGCTGGCTTCCAACTTGCACACCTCACAG GTGAAATTGAGCTTGTACGCAGTGCCTTCCAAGATATCCTGAACATGTACAAGGACGGGAAGATCAAGCCACGCATTGACTCTGTCTGGGCCTTCGAGCAG GTTGCCGAGGCGATGCAGCAGATGAACGAGCGGCGGAACATCGGCAAGGTCATCCTGTCGCCCGAGAAGGAGCCGACGAAGCCGGCCGAGGGCGACGCCGCGCCAACGTCACCCCTCAAGAAGAAGAAACCATCACTCTTCCGGCGACTGTCCAAGCGAGCATCGCGGTCCAAGGACGAGGGAGAGAAGAAGGATGAAGTTAAG AATGCAAAGAAAGAGTCACCCATTAAG CAAGAGGATCAGGAGAAGGCTGACGACAGCAAGGCCACCAACGGACATGTTCAGCAAACG CCCGAAGATGAGAAGATCGATGACGAGGCCGCTAAG AAACTAAGGGCACGGCTTTCCGGGGGCGATCCCAACATAGAGGACTCAGACAAG ATTGTAAATGACAAAATTGGTGCGGCTGAAGACAAGATTGGAGATATTTCCAAG AAGGTAGATGGGAAAGTTGGTGATGCGGAGAAAGCTGCAGAGGAAACTGCAAAG AAAGTAGAGGACAAAGTTGAAGACAAAGTTGAAGAAGGCAAAGACAAGGCGGAAGATGCCAAAAAG GCAGTGGTGGCTCAGGTCGAACAGACAGCAGCGAAACTCCCAGAGAATGGAACGTCTGCAAAGATCGCTGTAGATGACATATTTAAGGAAGCAGAGGCAAAAGTTGATGGAAATATACAG AAGTCAACAAAAGGGAAGACTGCTGACACCAAAGCTCACAACGTTAAAAAAGAACCAGCAATTCAGAAAGCAAAACAATCTACAAAGGACTCTTTTCCAAATTCCATCTCTGAAGTAAGCCTTCCAAAAAAAGTTGGCCACAAAGACCTACATAAAAGAGAAATAGGTAAACTTTTCAAGCCTAAAAGcaaaatgcctaaaaagacTCTAGAATTTGTCAAGGGTGATGTTCATAAGGAGGATGTGATCGAAGAAGAACCAATCATTAAGAAGGCCGTGGTTAAAGATTTAAGCCCCAAGCAAATTGTGAAGAAGTTTCAAAACAACTTTGCAGAGGATGAAATCTCTAAGAAGGCAGTTCCTGAGAAAATTGAGACAGGAACTTCGAAAGAGTCTGAAGACATATCCTCTTCAGATGTTTGGGTAAGACAGGATAGTGAAAaagtccccaaggaagttgtgaaagAAGAAGTCCCCAAGACAGTTGTAAAGGAAGTAGTTCCCGAGGAAGTTGTGACTGAAGaagtccccaaggaagttgttccagaagttgtccccaaggaagttgtggaggaagaagttgtgaaggaagttgtgaaggaagtagtccccaaggaagttgttcccaaggaagttgtgaaggaagttgtaaaggaagttgtccccaaggaagttgtgaaggaagtagtccccaaggaagttgtccccaaggaagttgtgaagaaagttgtgaaggaagttgtccccaaggaagttgtggaggaagttgtgaaggaagttgtccccaaggaagtttttccagaagttgtccccaaggaagttgtggaggaagaagttgttaaggaagttgtgaaggaagttgtccccaaggaagttgtccccaaggaagttgtggagGAAGCAGTTGATAAGGAAGTTGTGGAGGAAgctgtccccaaggaagttgtggaggaagaagttgttaaggaagttgtgaaggaagttgtccccaaggaagttgtccccaaggaagttgttaaggaagttgtgaaggaagttgtccccaagaaaGTTGtaaaggaagttgtccccaaggaacttgtgaaggaagttgtccccaaggaagttgttaAGGAAGTTGTGAAAGAAGTTGTCCCCGAGGAAGTTGtaaaggaagttgtccccaaggaagttgtgaaggaagttgtccccaaggaagttgtgaaggaagttgtccccaaggaagttgtgaaggaagttgtccccaaggaagttgtccccaaggaagttgtgaaggaagttgttaAGAAAGTtatgaaggaagttgtccccaagaaagttgtgaaggaagttgtccccaaggaagttgtgaaggaagtaccGGTAGTCCCCAAAGAAATTGTGAAGAAAGAAGATGTTAAGAAAGTTGTGAAAAAGGTAGCCCCTAAGAATGTTCTAAAGAAAGTAGTCCCCATGGACGCTGTGGAGGAAGAAgttgtcaaagaagaagttgaggaggaagttgtgaaggaagttgtcccaaaggaagttgtgaaagaagttgtccccaaggaagttgtgagGGAAGTTGTCCcaaaggaagttgtgaaggacgttgtgaaggaagttgtccccaagaaagttgtgaaggaagttgtccccaagaaagttgtgaaggaagttgtcccaaAAGAAGTTGTGGTGGacgttgtccccaaggaagttgtgaaggacgttgtccccaaggaagttatgaaggaagttgtccccaaggaagttttgaaggaagttgtccccaaggaagttgtgaaggacgttgtgaaggaagttgtcccaaaggaagttgtgaaggacgttgtccccaaggaagttgtgaaggaagttgttaAGAAAGTtatgaaggaagttgtccccaagaaagttgtggaggaagttgtccccaaggaagttgtgaaggacgttgtccccaaggaagttgtccccaaggaagttgtgaaggaagttgtccccaaggaagttgtggaggaagttgtccccaaggaagttgtgaaggaagttgtgaaggaagttgtcccaaaggaagttgtgaaggacgttgtccccaaggaagttgtgaaggaagttgtccccaaggaagttgtggaggaagttgtccccaaggaagttgtgaaggaagttgtgaaggaagttgtcccaaaggaagttgtgaaggacgttgtccccaaggaagttgtgaaggaagttgtcccaaaggacgttgtccccaaggaagttgtgaaggaagttgtccccaagaaagttgtccccaaggaagttctGGAGGAAGAAGTTGTTaagaaagttgtgaaggaagcTGTCCCCAAGGAAgctgtccccaaggaagttgtggagGAAGAAGTTGTTAAGAAAGCTctgaaggaagttgtcccaaAGGAAGTTGTGGAGGAAGAAGTTGTAGagaaagttgtgaaggaagttgtccccaaggaagttgttccagaagttgtccccaaggaagttgtggagGATGAAGTTAAGGAAGTTGTTCCCAAGGAAGtagtccccaaggaagttgtgaaggaagttgtcccaaagaaagttgtgaaggaagttgtgaaggacgTTGTCCCCaagaaagttgtgaaggaagttgtccccaagaaagttgtgaaggaagttgtccccaagaaagttgtgaaggaagttgtccccaaggaagttgtgaaggaagttgtccccaaggaagttgtgaaggaagttgtccccaaggaagttgtgaaggaagttgtgaaggaagttgtccccaaggaagttgtgaaggaagttgttaAGAAAGTtatgaaggaagttgtccccaagaaagttgtgaaggaagttgtccccaaggaagttgtgaaggaagtaccGGTAGTCCCCAAAGAAATTGTGAAGAAAGAAGATGTTAAGAAAGTTGTGAAAAAGGTAGCCCCTAAGAATGTTCTAAAGAAAGTAGTCCCCATGGACGCTGTGGAGGAAGAAgttgtcaaagaagaagttgaggaggaagttgtgaaggaagttgtcccaaaggaagttgtgaaagaagttgtccccaaggaagttgtgagGGAAGTTGTCCcaaaggaagttgtgaaggacgttgtccccaaggaagttgtgaaggacgttgtccccaaggaagttatgaaggaagttgtccccaaggaagttgtgaaggaagttgttccaaaggaagttgtgaaggacgttgtgaaggaagttgtccccaaggaagttgtgaaggaagttgtgaaggaagttgtccccaaggaagttgtgaaggaagttgttaAGAAAGTtatgaaggaagttgtccccaagaaagttgtggaggaagttgtccccaaggaagttgtgaaggacgttgtccccaaggaagttgtccccaaggaagttgtccccaagaaagttgtgaaggaagttgtccccaaggaagttgtggaggaagttgtccccaaggaagttgtgaaggaagttgtgaaggaagttgtcccaaaggaagttgtgaaggacgttgtccccaaggaagttgtgaaggaagttgtcccaaaggacgttgtccccaaggaagttgtgaaggaagttgtccccaagaaagttgtccccaaggaagttctGGAGGAAGAAGTTGTTAAGAAAGTTGTAAAGGAAGCTGTCCCCAAGGAAgctgtccccaaggaagttgtccccaaggaagttgtggagGAAGAAGTTGTTAAGAAAGCTctgaaggaagttgtcccaaAGGAAGTTGTGGAGGAAGAAGTTGTAGAGAAAGTTGTGAAgaaagttgtccccaaggaagttgttccagaagttgtccccaaggaagttgtggagGATGAAGttaaggaagttgtgaaggaagttgttcccaaggaagttgtccccaaggaagtagtccccaaggaagttgtgaaggaagttgtcccaaagaaagttgtgaaggaagttgtgaaggacgTTGTCCCCAAGAAAGTTGTGAAGGACGTTGTCCCCAAGAAAGTTGTGAAGGACGTTGTCCCCaagaaagttgtgaaggaagttgtccccaagaaagttgtgaaggaagttgtccccaagaaagttgtgaaggaagttgtccccaagaaagttgtgaaggaagttgtccccaagaaagttgtgaaggaagttgtccccaagaaagttgtgaaggaagttgtccccaagaaagttgtgaaggaagttgtccccaagaaagttgtggaggaagttgtccccaaggaagttgtccccaagaaagttgtgaaggaagttgtccccaaggaagttgtggagGAAGTTGTCCCCAGGGAAGTTGTGGAGGAAGTTGTCCCCAGGGAAGTTGTGGAGGAAGACCCGGTAGTCCCCAAAGAAATTGTGAAGGAAGAAGATGTTAAGAAAGTTGTGAAAAAGGTAGCCCCTAAGAAGGTTTTAAAGAAAGTAGTCCCCATGGAAGCTGTGGAG GAAGAAgttgtcaaagaagaagttgagGAGGAAGTTGTGAaagaagttgtccccaaggaagttgtgaaggaagttgtccccaaggaagttttGAAGGAAtatgtgaaggaagttgtccccaaggaagttgtccccaaggaagttgtccccaaggaagttgtccccaaggaagttgtggaggaagaagttgtgaaggatgttgtgaaggaagttgtcctcaaggaagttgtggaggaagaagttgtgaaggaagttgtccccaaggaagttgtggaggaagaagttgtgaaggaagttgtccccaaggaagttgtggagGAAGAAGTTTTGAAGGACGTTGTCCCCAAGGAAATTGTCCCCAAGGAaattgtccccaaggaagttgtccccaagaaaGAAGTGCCCAAAGAAGTTGTGAAGAAACTAGTGCCCAAGCAAGTTATGAAAATATTGGACCCCAAGAAAGTTGTGAAAGAAGCTGTCCCCAAGAAAGTTGTGAAGAAAGTAGTGCCCAAGCAAGTTATGAAAATATTGGACCCCAAGAAAGTTGTGAAGGATCTGGTCCCCAAGGAAGATGTTAAAAAAGTAGTCCTCAGGGAAGTTGTGGAGGAAGAAGTTGTGAAGAAAGTTGTGAAAAAGGAAGTCCCCAAGAAAGTTCTGAAGGAAGTAGTCCCCAAGGAAGATGTGAAGGAAGTTGTGCTCAAGGAAATTGTGAAGGAAGCAGAGACTGTGGTAGGAGATGTAGTAAACAAAGCCCTCGCAAACATAGTAGACGAGTCAGTTCCTGAAGAAGATAAGATTGTCATTCAAAAAAGCAAGAAGGAGGAGGCTACACCAAAAGAGATAACTCAGAATATGATAATTGAAGGTAATAATAAAGAAACTGCCAGTGAAATTTTGAAGGAAAATCCTCTCAAAGATGTTCAAAACTGTGGAGAATTAACTGAGAAAGAAAAAGTtgttacaaaggaaaaacaccAAACACCAACAGTTGAAGCAGTTGTAAACggagaaaataaaacaacaccTCTCAATGGTATCAATGATGTGATGTATACAAAAGCTTTTGTAGCAGAAACCAAAACACTTGTCAAGAAACCAATGTCTAAGAGGATAAATGATGGTTCTTCTGGTCACAGTCTTCCCAACTTGAAGCAGTACCCAAGAATCGAAAATGGTCCCCACATTGTAAAAATTGAATGTGAAGATTCGGAAGTTGAGTCTGATTATGAATCCATGGAAAACTCAAACGAAGTGAAGTCGTACATAAGATCGTCCGAGCACTTTGGTGGCGCACGGCAGACTGGTGGCACAGGCAAAGCAGAG ACAGTTGAAGCGCAGGGTGGGGAGTCGGAAGGAAAGGACCCAGTACTAGTGGTGCGGTTGGGAATGGCTTCCCCAAATTCCCTCGCAAAGTTGGGCACAAAAGCTGTGGAGGATCTGAATGGGGTGGCAGAGGATGTTGAG AACGTAGAGGAAAAGCTTGAGGAAGGAAAGGAAAAAGCCGAAGATGTCATACAG CAGACAGAGGAGAAGGTGGATGAAGCTGTGAAG CAGGAGGAGGCCCCAACAGAGCCTGACACTCAGG AGGAGAAGAAGGATGAGGCCCCTGCTGAAGAGCCGGAGAAGATCGAAGTGGCCGTCGAAAACCCCGCCGAGACGGACGACGCCAAGGCTGCGGCCGCGGACATCGTTGCCGACGAGAAGCCCGTTGAGAACGAGGAAAAGGCCGACGGAGTCGCAAGTCAAGAGATCTAG